In one Acomys russatus chromosome 15, mAcoRus1.1, whole genome shotgun sequence genomic region, the following are encoded:
- the LOC127199284 gene encoding vomeronasal type-2 receptor 1-like: protein MASRKICLALGFLAFLLAELDAQNKPKKQCRLMAKFNLTGYVDAKNHSLVIAGLFPIHSRIIPVDESILEPVSPMCEGFNFRGFRWMKTMIHTIKEINERTDILPNHTLGYQIFDSCYTNSKAMESAMVILTGQEEFQPNLRNSTGSVLAGMVGAGGSSLSVVTSRILDFHVPQVGYTSSSSLLSDTNQFLTFLRVVASDTMQSEAMVSLIKHFGWVWVGAIAADDDYGKYGVKAFKEKMESANLCVAFSETIPKIYSNEKMQKAVKAIKSSTAKVIVLFTSDIDLSPFVLEMVHHNITDRTWIASEAWITSALIAKPEYFPYFGGAIGFAIPRSVIPGLKEFLYDIHPSKDPTDVLTTEFWQTAFNCTWPNSSVPYNVDHRVNMTGKEDRLYDMSDQLCTGEEKLEDLKNTYLDVSQLRITNNVKQAVYVFAHALDKLSRCQKGKGPIYPHGDCPRIPDFNFFQLMHFMKEIKFKTHDEKWIALDDKGDLKFGHYDILNWQLDDNGEISFVNVGRFSFRRNMFELYIPKNSTIFWNTESSKLPHSVCTDVCPPGTRKVTQEGQPICCFDCLPCADGYVSEKPGQTECDPCGEDDWSNAQKSKCVPKEVEFLAYEEALGFTLVILSIIGALVILAVTVVYVIYRHTPLVNANDRELSFLIQVSLVITVLSSMLFIGKPQHWTCMARQVTLALGFCLCLSSILGKTISLFFAYRISKSKTRLISMHPIFRKLIVVICVAGEIGACAAYLVLEPPRMLKNIEIQNVKIIFECSEGSIEFLCSIFGFDVLLALLCFLTTFVARQLPDNYYEGKCITFGMLAFFIVWISFVPAYLSTKGKLKVAVEILVILASSYSLLGCIFLPKCFIILLRPKRNTDETVGGRVPTVDRSIQLTSASVSSELNSTTVSTILDE, encoded by the exons atggcCAGCAGAAAGATATGCTTAGCTCTAGGATTCCTTGCATTTTTATTAGCTGAATTGGAcgctcaaaacaaaccaaagaaacaatgCAGGCTGATGGCCAAGTTTAATTTGACTGGATATGTAGACGCCAAAAACCATTCACTTGTCATCGCAGGGCTGTTTCCTATTCACTCCAGGATCATCCCTGTAGATGAATCTATTTTGGAGCCGGTCTCACCCATGTGTGAAGG GTTTAACTTCCGGGGTTTCCGCTGGATGAAAACCATGATCCACACCATCAAGGAGATTAATGAGAGGACGGACATTCTGCCCAACCACACTCTGGGCTATCAGATCTTTGATTCCTGCTATACCAACTCCAAAGCGATGGAGTCAGCTATGGTGATTCTTACAGGGCAGGAAGAATTCCAACCCAATCTTAGAAACAGCACTGGATCAGTTCTGGCAGGAATGGTTGGAGCAGGGGGATCATCCTTGTCAGTTGTTACTTCAAGAATTCTGGATTTTCATGTGCCTCAG gtGGGCTATACTTCTTCCAGCTCATTGCTTAGTGACACAAACCAGTTTCTAACTTTCCTCCGTGTAGTAGCCAGCGATACAATGCAGTCGGAGGCCATGGTGAGTCTCATCAAGCACTTCGGTTGGGTCTGGGTCGGTGCTATTGCAGCTGATGATGATTATGGAAAATATGGAGTAAAAGCCTTTAAGGAAAAAATGGAGAGTGCCAACCTCTGCGTTGCTTTCTCTGAAACCATTCCCAAAATCTACTCCAATGAGAAAATGCAAAAAGCTGTTAAGGCAATAAAGAGTTCCACTGCCAAAGTCATTGTACTTTTTACTTCTGACATTGACCTCAGCCCCTTTGTGCTGGAAATGGTTCATCATAACATAACTGACAGGACGTGGATAGCCAGCGAAGCCTGGATTACCTCAGCCCTCATTGCAAAGCCCGAGTATTTTCCATATTTCGGTGGAGCTATTGGATTTGCAATACCCAGAAGTGTTATACCAGGATTAAAAGAATTTCTTTATGATATACACCCTAGCAAGGACCCCACTGATGTCTTGACCACTGAATTCTGGCAAACTGCTTTTAACTGTACCTGGCCCAATAGCAGTGTGCCTTACAATGTGGACCACAGAGTGAATATGACTGGTAAAGAAGACAGACTGTATGACATGTCTGACCAGCTCTGCACTGGAGAGGAGAAGCTGGAAGATCTGAAAAACACCTACCTGGATGTGTCTCAGCTGAGAATCACAAACAATGTTAAACAAGCCGTGTATGTTTTTGCTCATGCCCTGGATAAGCTCAGCAGATGTCAAAAAGGAAAGGGGCCAATTTACCCACATGGGGATTGTCCACGGATacctgattttaatttctttcag CTAATGCACTTTATgaaggaaattaaatttaaaacacatgaTGAAAAATGGATAGCTCTGGATGATAAAGGAGATTTGAAATTTGGACACTATGATATCCTTAACTGGCAGttagatgataatggagaaattTCCTTTGTGAATGTTGGGAGATTTAGCTTCAGACGTAATATGTTTGAGCTCTATATTCCAAAGAATTCTACAATATTTTGGAACACTGAGTCATCAAAG CTTCCCCATTCAGTCTGCACAGATGTGTGTCCTCCAGGGACCCGGAAAGTGACTCAGGAGGGACAACCGATATGCTGCTTTgactgcctcccatgtgctgatgGATATGTGTCAGAGAAACCAG GTCAAACTGAATGTGATCCATGTGGTGAAGATGACTGGTCCAATGCACAGAAGAGCAAGTGTGTGCCAAAGGAAGTGGAATTTCTGGCTTATGAGGAGGCCCTAGGGTTCACCCTTGTCATCCTCTCCATCATCGGGGCGCTTGTGATCTTGGCAGTCACCGTTGTGTATGTCATCTACAGGCACACTCCACTGGTCAATGCCAATGACCGGGAGCTGAGCTTCCTCATCCAGGTGTCTCTGGTCATCACGGTGCTGTCATCCATGCTGTTCATAGGCAAGCCACAGCACTGGACCTGCATGGCCCGCCAGGTCACTCTGGCATTGGGCTTTTGCCTTTGTCTGTCTTCCATTCTTGGAAAGACTATTTCCCTCTTTTTTGCCTACAGGATTTCCAAATCAAAAACTCGGCTTATATCCATGCATCCCATTTTTCGAAAACTCATTGTGGTGATCTGTGTTGCAGGGGAGATTGGTGCATGTGCAGCTTACCTGGTGTTAGAGCCTCCAAGGATGTTGAAGAACATTGAAATTCAAAATGTAAAGATCATCTTTGAATGCAGTGAAGGCTCTATAGAGTTTCTGTGCTCCATATTTGGGTTTGATGTCCTCCTGGCTTTGCTGTGTTTCCTTACTACCTTTGTGGCTCGCCAGCTGCCAGATAACTATTATGAAGGGAAATGCATCACTTTTGGGATGCTGGCTTTTTTCATTGTCTGGATCTCTTTTGTCCCTGCTTACTTAAGCACCAAAGGCAAACTCAAAGTGGCCGTGGAAATCCTTGTCATTTTGGCATCCAGCTATAGTTTGTTAGGCTGTATATTTCTTCCCAAGTGCTTCATTATTTTGCTGAGGCCAAAGAGGAACACTGATGAAACTGTTGGTGGAAGAGTCCCCACTGTAGACAGGAGCATCCAGCTGACCTCAGCGTCTGTGAGCAGTGAGCTCAACAGCACCACAGTGTCCACAATTCTGGATGAGTAG